TCTTTGAGTCCGATTCCGTGTGCGGAACCTCCGGCACCCTTCGATTTCTTGCGGAATTCCTTCCGTTATCCTTCAAGTCAATAGGCGGCATTCATGGCCGATCTGTGGCAGGTAACGCTCGTCAGTCCGCCCTATGAGGCGTGGACTTATGAGCGACCTTCCTTTTTTCCTGACCTTTCTGCCGGGCAGCGGGTGATCATTCCTTTTGGCAAATCACATCGTGTGGGGATTGTTGTCGGTCCTGCTGATCAGGCTCCGGATGGGGTAGAGGTCAAGCCGATGATCTGGCCTTTGGAGCGAACCAAGCTTCTCAGCGATGAGTATGTTGACATGGCTGTGAATCTTGCGGCGCGCCAAATGGTCAATGTCGGGCGTATTCTTGAGATTGCCTTGCCTCGCGGGTTGCGTACGGCGGCAGTCACTTTTCGGGTGGACAAGCATATGTCCAACCGTAAATTGCCCGGTTCCATTCGTCCGACTGACCTTGGTCGATTGGATGAGGCGGACACCCTTGCGCTTATGGAATTGTGGCTTGCCGGAAGGATGCGGGTACGCGTCAATGCCAAGCGTGAAGCAGAAGAGCGATTTGTGTCGCTTGAATCCGATCCTCCATGGGCGGTCAGGCCTAATGCCAAACGTCAGTTGCGTCTGTTGGAATATCTCTTGGAAAACGGCCCGCAAAGTATGTATTCTTTGCGCTACGCTCTGGGCGATTGGACTGCGGCGGCGGTTGCCAAGCTGGAGGGAGTGTCCATTGTTCGCACGGGAGAATTGACGGCAGATTCGTTGGCCGAAGTGGACGAAGGCGGTTCCGTAAAACCTTGTGGTGATGAGTGTGAATACACGCTGACCGACGAACAGCAGGTCGCCATGTGTGCCATGACGTCTACCATGGAGAACGGGGGGGGGCCGCACCTTGTTCACGGAGTCACTGGTAGCGGCAAGACTGTGCTGTATCTCGAGATGGCTCGTAAATGCCTGGAAAATGGTCGTTCCGTCATGCTCCTGGCTCCTGAAGTAGCACTGGCCTGTCAATTATATCGAACAGTGAAAGAACGATTCCCAGCGGCGCAGACGTATTTTTATCATGGCTATCAGAGTCCAAAGAAACGGGAACGGACTTTTAAGGGACTCTCCATCGAAGCGGGTCCGGTGATTGTTATCGGTACTCGGTCTTCTCTTTTCCTGCCCGTGCCGAGTCTCGGAATGGTGGTGCTTGATGAGGAACATGACGAGTCCTACAAGCAGGAGGAACGACTGGCGTACCACGCCAAGGAAGTCGCCTGGTTTCGAGCCGGATTAAGCAAGGCGTTGCTTCTGCTTGGGTCTGCCACTCCAGACGTGAAGACGTTTCATGCCGCCAAGCAGGGGCTTATTGCCATGTCTGCGTTGAAAGAGCGCGTTGGCGACAGCGTTTTGCCGGGCGTTGAACTGGTCGACATCACTGATATAAAGGGGGGCAGCAAATTGTTGGCCCCAGCCACTGAAGAGGCCATCAGTGAAACTGTCAAAGGCGGGGGACAGGTCATTGTCATGCTCAACAGGCGTGGATATGCACCACTTATGTATTGCCTCGACTGTACGGAGACAGTGCGCTGTCCTGAGTGCGAAGTGGGAATGACGTACCATAAGGGGCGTCAACGGGTTGTTTGTCACTATTGTGGTCTGACATATTCCTACCCTTTGACTTGTAAGAAGTGTGGGGGATCGAGTTTTGTTCCCATGGGTGAAGGGACTGAGCGGCTGGAAGAAGTACTACAGGAACAACTCCCCGAAGGAACCAAGGTGTTGCGTCTTGACAGAGACGCTACACGACGTCAGGAACGGATGGAGGAAATCCTCGGCGCTTTTGGGCGCAAGGAGGCTCAGGTTCTCGTCGGTACTCAGATGATTTCCAAGGGGCACCACTTCCCGGATGTCACACTCGTCGTGGTTGCTGACGGAGATCTCGGCCTGAATCTGCCTGATTATCGGTCTACGGAACGGACATTTCAATTGTTGGTCCAGGTGGCCGGACGGGCCGGGCGTGGAGATAATCCTGGAAAAGTCCTCATCCAGACGCGTAATCCTGGGCATCCTATCTGGACTGAAATCGTGGCTGGGGATTACGCCGGATTCTTTGATCGAGAGATATCCCGGCGCTCCATGTTCAAATACCCGCCGTTTTCCCGGATGGCCCTTGTCCGTATTAGTTTTCCGGTTCAATATCAGGATGGTCCGGCTTCGGTATCACTGTTCGCTCAAGTCCTGCATGAGTATGGTCGGAAACTTGGTATTGATGTGCTGGGACCAGCCCCTGCGCCACTTTCCATGCTGCGGGGCCGTAAGCGGTTCAACTGTTTGCTCAAGTCTGACGACTGGGCCAAGGTGCGGACACTCTACGGGCATATGGCATCGGTAAACCCAGATCAGAAATCCGTTCGTACCAGTCTTGACCTTGATCCTTTGACGACATTGTAAGTGGTCGACAAGGATGTGCATTTTCAGATATATTGCCTCATTATATGAGATAACAAGGTAGTCATCCTCATGAAAAGAATGAAAATACTGATGATCATGCTCGGCATGGTCGTGCTTTTGGGCGGAACGGCTCTGGCCCAGACATCCAAAGTGGGATTCGTCAATCCTCAGCGGATTATCAATGAATCAAAGATCGGTAGAGTTGCCCAAGAGGATCTGGCTCGGCTCGGTAGAGAGAAGGACAGGAGAGTCCGGGAGTCTTTGGCTGTTGTTGAGTCGCTGCAGGAAGGCCTCAAGGCTGAAACCATGTCCGTGACAGAGCAGCAATCCAAGGAAGAGGAAATGCGACTGGCCGTTCGTGATTATGAGCGTCTCGTAAAAAACAGCAATATGGAAATCCAGAGTGAAGAGCGGCGGCTTATTCAGTTCGTTATGCGACGTGCTGATTCCCTCCTGAGGGACATTGCTAGAGAAATGGGGTTTACCATGATTCTGACGGACCCGGAAATAGTTGGTTTTGTAGCTGATTCCATGGATATTACGGATCGTGTCATCCATGAACTCAATTCGATGATGGAACAGGGACGGAAGAATGCGAACTAAAGAGATTATTGCGGCGACCGTTGTCAGCCTACTTTTATTGACAGGGGTACAGGCTTTTGCTTTTGGTGAAATCCGTTACACGGACAGACCGTTGAACCTGCGTGATGGCCGTTCTCCCAAGGCTAAATGGATTGGTAATCTGTATCCGGGACAGGAAGTCAGAATCGATCATCTTCAGGACGGCTGGGTCGCAATATATGAGCCGAGCGCAACCAATGGCAGCGAAGCTGCTGCCATAGGCTTTTCCAATGTGAAATATCTCAAAAAGAAGCGTACACGCTATGAACCCAGGGAATTGGGCGAGTTGGTATATACGTATCGTGCTTTGAATGTTCGGGTTCAGCCGGATGTCAAAAGCAGA
The genomic region above belongs to uncultured Pseudodesulfovibrio sp. and contains:
- the priA gene encoding primosomal protein N', translated to MADLWQVTLVSPPYEAWTYERPSFFPDLSAGQRVIIPFGKSHRVGIVVGPADQAPDGVEVKPMIWPLERTKLLSDEYVDMAVNLAARQMVNVGRILEIALPRGLRTAAVTFRVDKHMSNRKLPGSIRPTDLGRLDEADTLALMELWLAGRMRVRVNAKREAEERFVSLESDPPWAVRPNAKRQLRLLEYLLENGPQSMYSLRYALGDWTAAAVAKLEGVSIVRTGELTADSLAEVDEGGSVKPCGDECEYTLTDEQQVAMCAMTSTMENGGGPHLVHGVTGSGKTVLYLEMARKCLENGRSVMLLAPEVALACQLYRTVKERFPAAQTYFYHGYQSPKKRERTFKGLSIEAGPVIVIGTRSSLFLPVPSLGMVVLDEEHDESYKQEERLAYHAKEVAWFRAGLSKALLLLGSATPDVKTFHAAKQGLIAMSALKERVGDSVLPGVELVDITDIKGGSKLLAPATEEAISETVKGGGQVIVMLNRRGYAPLMYCLDCTETVRCPECEVGMTYHKGRQRVVCHYCGLTYSYPLTCKKCGGSSFVPMGEGTERLEEVLQEQLPEGTKVLRLDRDATRRQERMEEILGAFGRKEAQVLVGTQMISKGHHFPDVTLVVVADGDLGLNLPDYRSTERTFQLLVQVAGRAGRGDNPGKVLIQTRNPGHPIWTEIVAGDYAGFFDREISRRSMFKYPPFSRMALVRISFPVQYQDGPASVSLFAQVLHEYGRKLGIDVLGPAPAPLSMLRGRKRFNCLLKSDDWAKVRTLYGHMASVNPDQKSVRTSLDLDPLTTL
- a CDS encoding OmpH family outer membrane protein, giving the protein MKRMKILMIMLGMVVLLGGTALAQTSKVGFVNPQRIINESKIGRVAQEDLARLGREKDRRVRESLAVVESLQEGLKAETMSVTEQQSKEEEMRLAVRDYERLVKNSNMEIQSEERRLIQFVMRRADSLLRDIAREMGFTMILTDPEIVGFVADSMDITDRVIHELNSMMEQGRKNAN